Sequence from the Actinocatenispora sera genome:
CACAGCACCACGCACAGCACCGCGACCACTGCGGCCAGCAACCGGGTGAGGCGAGGCATCGGCGACCGGGCGCTGCTGCGTCTGCGCAGGTCAGCACCCCGGGTCTGCACGTCCATGAATCCCCCATGCACGTCGTTAAACGGACGTGCATGTTGTATCAGGGCGATGCCATCATGATCTTGGTAATAGTCAGCGACAGCGGTCTTGCCGGAAGAAACGGGCTGAAGGCCGGGATACCGGCATCAGTGGGCCGGCGACCCGGCTACCGTGTGCGATTCCCAGCCGGCCCTGGCCGCCGGGGTGACGGGGAACGGCAGACCGGTCGGCCCCGGCGAGCGCGGCACACGGGCCCGGCGCCGCACGAAGCGGCGCCCGCGAGCCCGGCGCCGCACGAAGCGGCGCCCGCGAGCCCGGCGCCGCACGAAGCGGCGCCCTCGGGCCCGGCGCCGCACGAAGCGGCGCCCGCGAGCCCGTCATCCGTCTGCCGGCCAGGCCCGCAGCGCGAGCGCCGCGACCCGTTCGAGCTGCGCCCGGCCGACGCCGTCGCGGGCGGCCTGGGCGATGCCGGTGAGCGTGGTCAGCAGGTACCGGCCGAGGGCGGTGGCGTCGGTGTCGGCGGGCAGCCGACCGGCGGCGACGTCGGCCCGGATCTTCGCGGCGAACGCGGCGGCCTTGGCGTTGCGCACCCGCCGCAGCAGGTCGTGCACCTCGGTGTTGCCGGTGCTCGCGTCGCCGCTGGCGATCAGGCAGCCAGCGGGCAGGCCGCGACGGGTGTAGCGACTGGGGCCTTCGCGCAGCACCCGCGCCGCGGCGGCCCGGGCGGTGGGCTCCTCGGCCAGGGCCCGGTCGATGAACTCCCCGTACCGCGTGTCGTAGCGCCGCAGCGCCTCGGCGAACAGCTGCTTCTTGTCGCCGAAGGCGTGGTAGAGGCTGGGTGCGCCGATGCCGAGCTCGTCGGTCAGGTCGCGCATCGTGGTGGCCTCGTAGCCGTGCCGCCAGAACAGCCGGACCGCCTGGTCGAGCGCGGCGTCCCGGTCGAACGAGCGCGGCCGGCCGCGCGCTGCTGTTCCCATGCCCACAATTGTATAGCGATAGTTAGACAATATGCTAGGGTCCCGATCTGTAACGACCGTTAGAGAAAGGCACAAGTGATGGGTGACCTGACGGGGCGCACGGCGCTGGTGACCGGCGCCGGCCGAGGGATCGGGCGGGCGATCGCGCTGCGGCTGGCAGCCGACGGCGCCCGGGTCGGCGTGCATTACGGCACGAGCGCCGACGCGGCCGCGCAGACCGTCGCCGCGATCGAGGCCGGCGGCGGGCAGGCGTTCGGGTTCGGCGCCGAACTCGGCGTGCCCGGCGACACCGCGGCGCTGTGGGCGGCGTACGACCGGCACGCGGACGGCGTGGACATCCTGGTCAACAACGCCGGCGTGCTGGGCGGGCGGACGCCGTACGAACTGCTCGACGCGGCGAGCTACGACCACGTCTTCGCGGTGAACACCCGGGCGCCGTTCTTCCTGATCCAGCAGGGGCTGTCCCGGCTGCGCGACGGCGGCCGGATCGTCAACGTCTCGACCCGGTTCACGCACGGCGCGCGCAACCCGGACCTGCTCGCGTACACGATGTCGAAGGCGGCGCTCGACGCGCTCACCGCCACCCTGGCCAAGCAGCTCGGCGGCCGCGGCATCACCGTCAACGCGGTCGGCCCCGGCGCCACCGACACCGACATGAACGCGGCCCGGCTCGGTACCGAGCAGGGCCGGGCCGAGATCGCCGCGCTCTCGCCGCTGGG
This genomic interval carries:
- a CDS encoding SDR family oxidoreductase, translating into MGDLTGRTALVTGAGRGIGRAIALRLAADGARVGVHYGTSADAAAQTVAAIEAGGGQAFGFGAELGVPGDTAALWAAYDRHADGVDILVNNAGVLGGRTPYELLDAASYDHVFAVNTRAPFFLIQQGLSRLRDGGRIVNVSTRFTHGARNPDLLAYTMSKAALDALTATLAKQLGGRGITVNAVGPGATDTDMNAARLGTEQGRAEIAALSPLGRVATPDDIAAVVAFLASPDARWVTGQWIDASGGSLL
- a CDS encoding TetR/AcrR family transcriptional regulator; this translates as MGTAARGRPRSFDRDAALDQAVRLFWRHGYEATTMRDLTDELGIGAPSLYHAFGDKKQLFAEALRRYDTRYGEFIDRALAEEPTARAAAARVLREGPSRYTRRGLPAGCLIASGDASTGNTEVHDLLRRVRNAKAAAFAAKIRADVAAGRLPADTDATALGRYLLTTLTGIAQAARDGVGRAQLERVAALALRAWPADG